One Haloterrigena salifodinae DNA window includes the following coding sequences:
- a CDS encoding SRPBCC family protein produces MATYERRTTIDAPLADVWAFHSRVEGLEAATPDWMNLRVEVILGPDGERDPEILETGTELALSIRPFGVGPRQHWTSLITDRERGDGSASFRDEMIRGPFDRWEHTHSFFADGERTVLRDRVAYELPGSNVAGVGRLTDVATPFSTVGFEAMFRKRHRLTKARLE; encoded by the coding sequence ATGGCGACCTACGAACGCCGGACGACGATCGACGCGCCGCTCGCGGACGTCTGGGCGTTTCACTCGCGCGTCGAGGGCCTCGAGGCGGCGACGCCCGACTGGATGAACCTGCGCGTCGAGGTGATCCTCGGCCCCGACGGCGAACGTGATCCGGAGATACTCGAAACCGGGACCGAACTCGCGCTGTCGATACGCCCCTTCGGCGTCGGGCCGCGCCAGCACTGGACGTCGCTGATCACGGATCGCGAGCGCGGCGACGGCAGCGCCTCCTTCCGCGACGAGATGATCCGCGGTCCGTTCGACCGCTGGGAACACACCCACTCGTTTTTCGCTGACGGCGAGCGGACGGTGCTCCGGGATCGCGTCGCGTACGAACTCCCGGGCAGCAACGTCGCCGGCGTCGGCCGTCTCACCGACGTCGCCACGCCGTTCTCGACGGTCGGCTTCGAGGCCATGTTCCGCAAACGGCATCGATTGACGAAGGCGCGTCTCGAGTGA
- a CDS encoding NAD(+)/NADH kinase, whose translation MTRVGLIANPAAGRDIRRLTGGASVVDNYAKRRVAECVLEGLAVVAEPPDVAVMPDRSGIADHAVSEAPDDLAVERVEMTIEESAADTRRVAARFRESADAVVVLGGDGTTRDVALEVGDVPVVSVSTGTNNVVPTPVDGTVAGAAAAAVATGAADADTVTDRHGRIDVRADDVNGEKRLTGLAAVEITDRSFVGTRAVIDPSELVGGVVSRAHPSDIGLGSVAGCLEPLAPDAPGGVALRLDDPEATPRSVSAIVAPGMTATIGIEERERLDWNEPATFDVSDGVVGADGERELEVVDATVEMTPTTDGPRLVDADAALGAAVEAGALVREGPLLEER comes from the coding sequence GTGACCCGCGTCGGACTCATCGCGAACCCGGCTGCCGGTCGCGACATCCGGCGGCTCACTGGCGGCGCGAGCGTCGTCGACAACTACGCCAAGCGCCGCGTCGCCGAGTGCGTCCTCGAGGGGCTGGCCGTCGTCGCCGAGCCGCCTGACGTCGCGGTCATGCCCGACCGGAGCGGGATCGCCGACCACGCCGTTTCCGAGGCGCCCGACGACCTCGCGGTCGAACGCGTGGAGATGACGATCGAGGAGTCGGCCGCGGACACGCGACGGGTGGCCGCGCGCTTCCGCGAGAGCGCCGATGCCGTCGTCGTCCTCGGCGGCGACGGCACCACCCGCGACGTCGCGCTCGAGGTCGGCGACGTGCCGGTCGTCTCCGTCTCGACGGGGACGAACAACGTCGTGCCGACGCCGGTCGACGGCACCGTCGCCGGAGCGGCCGCGGCCGCGGTCGCGACCGGCGCCGCGGACGCCGACACCGTAACCGATCGCCACGGTCGGATCGACGTCCGAGCGGACGACGTCAACGGCGAGAAGCGTCTCACCGGACTGGCAGCGGTCGAGATCACGGACCGATCGTTCGTCGGCACACGGGCTGTCATCGACCCGTCCGAACTGGTCGGCGGCGTCGTCTCGCGGGCGCACCCGAGCGACATCGGCCTCGGGAGCGTCGCCGGCTGTCTCGAGCCGCTGGCGCCCGACGCGCCGGGCGGGGTCGCGCTCCGCCTCGACGACCCCGAGGCGACGCCGCGGTCGGTCTCGGCGATCGTCGCGCCCGGGATGACGGCGACGATCGGAATCGAGGAGCGCGAACGCCTGGACTGGAACGAGCCGGCGACCTTCGACGTGTCTGACGGCGTCGTCGGCGCGGACGGCGAGCGCGAACTCGAGGTTGTGGACGCGACGGTCGAGATGACGCCAACCACCGACGGGCCGCGACTCGTAGACGCTGACGCCGCGCTCGGCGCCGCCGTCGAGGCGGGCGCGCTGGTCCGCGAGGGTCCGCTGCTCGAGGAGCGGTAG
- a CDS encoding thiamine pyrophosphate-dependent enzyme, producing the protein MSAFNAIGEEREIDRDEYTPGVEPQPTWCPGCGDFGVLKSLKQALPEAGKTPEEVLTVTGIGCSGKLNSYLDTYGFHTIHGRSLPVARAAKLANPELEVIAAGGDGDGYGIGGNHFIHTARENHDITYIVFNNEIFGLTKGQTSPTSPKGHKSKTQPSGSAKTPLRPLSTSLNAGASYIARTAAVNPNQAKEIIKEAIEHDGFAHVDFLTQCPTWNKDARQYVPYVDVQESDDYDFDVNDRAEAAEMMRETEDVLNEGTVLTGRYYVEDDRPSYSQEKHAVGEMPDQPLAERYFDDDAEWERSYDLLERHT; encoded by the coding sequence ATGAGTGCATTCAACGCGATCGGTGAGGAACGCGAGATCGACCGGGACGAGTACACCCCCGGTGTCGAACCGCAGCCGACCTGGTGTCCGGGCTGTGGCGACTTCGGCGTCCTGAAGTCGCTGAAACAGGCGCTTCCCGAGGCCGGGAAGACCCCCGAAGAGGTGCTGACTGTCACCGGGATCGGCTGTTCCGGCAAGCTGAACAGCTACCTGGACACGTACGGCTTCCACACGATCCACGGCCGCTCGCTGCCCGTCGCCCGGGCCGCGAAGCTCGCCAACCCCGAACTCGAGGTCATCGCCGCCGGCGGTGACGGCGACGGTTACGGGATCGGCGGCAACCACTTCATCCACACGGCCCGCGAGAACCACGACATCACGTACATCGTGTTCAACAACGAGATCTTCGGGCTGACGAAGGGCCAGACCTCGCCTACCAGTCCGAAGGGCCACAAGTCCAAGACCCAGCCCTCGGGGAGCGCGAAGACGCCGCTGCGACCGCTGTCGACGTCGCTGAACGCCGGCGCGAGCTACATCGCTCGCACCGCCGCGGTCAACCCGAACCAGGCCAAGGAGATCATCAAGGAAGCAATCGAACATGATGGCTTCGCGCACGTCGACTTCCTGACCCAGTGTCCGACCTGGAACAAGGACGCCCGCCAGTACGTCCCCTACGTCGACGTCCAGGAGTCCGACGACTACGACTTCGACGTCAACGACCGCGCGGAAGCCGCCGAGATGATGCGCGAGACCGAGGACGTCCTCAACGAGGGCACCGTCCTGACGGGACGGTACTACGTCGAGGACGACCGACCCTCCTACTCTCAGGAGAAACACGCCGTCGGCGAGATGCCCGACCAGCCGCTGGCCGAGCGCTACTTCGACGACGACGCCGAGTGGGAGCGCAGCTACGACCTGCTCGAGCGCCACACGTAA
- a CDS encoding 2-oxoacid:acceptor oxidoreductase subunit alpha, with product MSDELIWRIAGGSGDGIDSTSQNFAKALMRSGLDVFTHRHYPSRIRGGHTYVEIRAADREVQSRGDGYNFLLSLGDSFARNPQEEAYYGNEEIKPLSENLDELREGGIIVYDEGLISEEDVEAVNLHERAEENDWHVFPVDLRGLAKEHGREVMRNTAGVGVTAALLDMDLEHIEDLMSDAMGGDILEANLEILHEAYEMTKEDHDFEHDLRVPEGSHETEQALLSGSNAIAYGAIDAGCRFIAGYPMTPWTDVFTILSQNFPDMGGVSEQVEDEIAAAALAVGASHAGVKAMSGSSGGGFALMSEPLGLAEMTETPLVLIEAMRAGPSTGMPTKPEQADLEHVLYTSQGDSQRVVFAPGNIEEAYEQTRLAFEIAWDYQIPAIIIYDQKLSGENTNVDVEFFDRDPQPDLGSTLTEEELREAAHDNSGKFKRFNHEDAENGVAQRSIPGQKGGRYLATGNEHSPVGHISEDPDNRVAQMERRLEKLESIRAELDEERDSTQTYYGPDDADYGIITWGSSQGAVSEAIERLNAQGHSVKGISVSDMMPFAEKEVTEFLESVDEAMVVEMNATAQFRGLIQKELGRFGDKMTSLLKFNGNPFEPAEIVEGYEVNLADEDRQPTAQVRIEPAAGD from the coding sequence ATGAGCGACGAACTTATCTGGCGAATCGCGGGCGGTTCCGGCGACGGAATCGACTCGACGAGCCAGAACTTTGCCAAGGCGCTAATGCGCTCGGGGCTCGACGTATTCACGCATCGTCACTATCCGTCGCGAATCCGCGGCGGCCACACCTACGTCGAGATCCGAGCCGCGGATCGGGAGGTACAGTCACGGGGAGACGGGTACAACTTCCTGCTGTCACTGGGCGACTCGTTCGCTCGAAACCCGCAGGAGGAGGCTTACTACGGCAACGAGGAGATCAAGCCCCTCTCGGAGAACTTAGACGAACTCCGCGAAGGCGGAATCATCGTCTACGACGAGGGGCTGATCAGCGAGGAGGACGTCGAGGCCGTCAACCTCCACGAGCGCGCAGAGGAGAACGACTGGCACGTCTTCCCAGTTGATCTGCGAGGGCTCGCCAAGGAGCACGGCCGCGAGGTCATGCGCAACACCGCCGGCGTGGGTGTGACGGCGGCGCTGCTGGACATGGACCTCGAGCACATCGAGGACCTGATGTCCGATGCTATGGGCGGCGATATCCTCGAGGCGAACCTCGAGATCCTCCACGAGGCCTACGAGATGACGAAGGAGGACCACGACTTCGAACACGACCTGCGCGTGCCCGAGGGCTCCCACGAGACCGAGCAGGCGCTGCTGTCGGGTTCGAACGCGATCGCCTACGGTGCCATCGACGCCGGCTGCCGGTTCATCGCCGGCTACCCGATGACGCCGTGGACGGACGTGTTCACCATCCTCAGCCAGAACTTCCCCGACATGGGCGGAGTCTCTGAACAGGTCGAGGACGAGATCGCCGCGGCCGCGCTCGCGGTCGGCGCGAGCCACGCCGGCGTCAAGGCCATGTCCGGGTCGTCCGGGGGTGGCTTCGCGCTGATGAGCGAACCGCTCGGCCTCGCGGAGATGACCGAGACGCCGCTAGTCCTGATCGAGGCGATGCGCGCGGGTCCCTCGACGGGGATGCCGACGAAGCCCGAACAGGCCGACCTGGAGCACGTCCTCTACACGAGCCAGGGCGACTCCCAGCGCGTCGTCTTCGCGCCCGGGAACATCGAGGAGGCCTACGAGCAGACGCGACTGGCCTTCGAGATCGCCTGGGACTACCAGATCCCGGCGATCATCATCTACGACCAGAAGCTCTCCGGCGAGAACACCAACGTCGACGTCGAGTTCTTCGACCGCGATCCCCAGCCGGATCTCGGTTCGACGCTGACCGAGGAAGAGCTCCGGGAGGCCGCTCACGACAACTCCGGGAAGTTCAAGCGGTTCAACCACGAGGACGCCGAGAACGGCGTCGCGCAGCGCTCGATCCCCGGCCAGAAGGGCGGGCGCTACCTCGCGACGGGTAACGAGCACAGCCCCGTCGGGCACATCAGCGAGGACCCCGACAACCGCGTCGCCCAGATGGAGCGTCGCCTCGAGAAACTCGAGTCGATCCGCGCGGAGCTCGACGAAGAGCGGGACTCGACCCAGACCTACTACGGTCCGGACGACGCCGACTACGGCATCATCACCTGGGGCTCCTCCCAGGGTGCCGTCTCGGAGGCCATCGAGCGCCTGAATGCGCAAGGTCACTCGGTAAAAGGGATCAGCGTCTCCGACATGATGCCCTTCGCCGAGAAGGAAGTGACGGAGTTCCTCGAGAGCGTCGACGAAGCGATGGTCGTCGAGATGAACGCCACCGCGCAGTTCCGCGGCCTGATCCAGAAGGAACTGGGCCGGTTCGGCGACAAGATGACCAGCCTGCTGAAGTTCAACGGCAATCCCTTCGAGCCCGCCGAGATCGTCGAGGGCTACGAGGTTAACCTCGCCGACGAGGACCGTCAGCCAACCGCACAGGTACGAATCGAACCCGCTGCAGGTGACTAA
- a CDS encoding E3 binding domain-containing protein: MGYVIKMPKLGLEMERGIVLEWTVDEGETVDEGDVLVEVESEKSIGEVDAREDGSLRHVYVEEGEEVPPGTPIGILASPDADISDLRADAEAGLEEEAPEIAAAAGPDAGAASDAAATSEANATDGGDAAAAQPSSGGSGGAPEDLKASPRARKRAEELEVDLTAVEGTGPMGSITEEDVEAAAESAAEATDAGPTAADATDGEEIKASPRARKRAAELEVDLTTVGGTGPMGSITEADVEAAAESAPEPGTTSAEAEREADVEISTEPTDVAGVRRIEPGDPLTDRYHRTTAVAAPAAANALFEATEAVRTAFEDEVTMTDLLVVLASATLADHPVLNGTYAESTHQVRETQNVALVAGSDDGPVSVVVPDARNRSLTEIVEARRTVDGDDADAATSDERATFTVANAAETEADGRLVNPPSVATLEVDPTSQRAVPNSDDVRLRPLVVATLTYDARAIGGNEAAAFLERLFDRAERASELVLGSYRGRE, translated from the coding sequence ATGGGATACGTTATCAAGATGCCGAAGCTGGGACTCGAGATGGAACGCGGGATCGTCCTCGAGTGGACCGTCGACGAAGGGGAGACCGTCGACGAAGGGGACGTCCTCGTCGAGGTCGAGTCGGAGAAGAGCATCGGCGAGGTCGACGCCCGCGAGGACGGGTCCCTCCGGCACGTCTACGTCGAAGAGGGCGAGGAGGTACCGCCCGGGACACCGATTGGCATCCTGGCGTCGCCGGATGCCGACATCTCGGACCTGCGGGCCGACGCCGAGGCCGGCCTCGAGGAGGAGGCGCCCGAGATCGCGGCGGCCGCCGGTCCGGACGCCGGCGCGGCGTCAGACGCGGCCGCGACGTCCGAGGCGAACGCCACCGACGGCGGCGACGCGGCCGCCGCGCAACCCTCCAGCGGCGGGTCGGGCGGGGCGCCCGAGGACCTCAAAGCGTCTCCGCGCGCGCGAAAACGCGCGGAGGAACTCGAGGTCGATCTGACGGCGGTCGAGGGGACGGGCCCAATGGGGTCGATCACCGAAGAGGACGTCGAGGCCGCGGCGGAATCGGCCGCCGAAGCGACGGATGCGGGGCCGACTGCAGCCGACGCGACGGACGGCGAGGAGATCAAGGCCTCGCCGCGTGCGAGGAAACGGGCGGCGGAACTCGAGGTCGATCTGACGACGGTCGGAGGAACGGGACCGATGGGATCGATCACCGAAGCCGACGTGGAGGCGGCGGCCGAGTCGGCGCCGGAGCCCGGAACCACCAGCGCCGAAGCCGAGCGTGAGGCCGACGTCGAGATTTCGACGGAACCGACCGACGTCGCCGGCGTCCGCCGAATCGAACCCGGAGATCCGCTGACGGATCGGTACCATCGGACGACGGCCGTCGCCGCGCCGGCGGCCGCAAACGCGCTGTTCGAGGCGACCGAAGCGGTGCGGACCGCCTTCGAAGACGAGGTCACGATGACCGACCTGCTGGTCGTTCTCGCCTCGGCGACGCTCGCCGACCATCCAGTTCTGAACGGAACGTACGCGGAATCGACCCATCAGGTCCGAGAGACGCAGAACGTCGCGCTCGTCGCCGGGAGCGACGACGGGCCGGTCTCCGTGGTCGTCCCGGACGCTCGAAACCGCTCGCTGACGGAGATCGTCGAGGCGCGGCGGACGGTCGACGGCGACGACGCGGACGCCGCCACCTCCGACGAGCGGGCCACGTTCACCGTCGCCAACGCCGCCGAGACCGAGGCGGACGGGCGACTCGTCAATCCGCCGTCCGTCGCGACCCTCGAGGTCGATCCGACCAGCCAGCGGGCCGTTCCGAACAGCGACGACGTGCGCCTCCGGCCGCTCGTGGTCGCGACGCTGACCTACGACGCGCGAGCGATCGGCGGCAACGAGGCAGCCGCGTTCCTCGAGCGACTGTTCGACCGGGCCGAGCGGGCGTCGGAACTCGTCCTCGGGTCGTACCGCGGCCGTGAGTAA
- a CDS encoding nitrous oxide reductase accessory protein NosL: protein MNGPNRRPLERRRLLGLLGAGLLAGGAGCLGGDEGGADEEDDERTVDPILEHPGDEPVAFTDEQNCPICNMTPADYPNWHGQVAHEDGTGAAFDTPGCLFAYLVITTSDSPVAGAWTADFETGDLVDATEAHFVLITDETAVDDPMKINPRSFANRDDAVAFLEEYDAEDLTEEDIVGFDEIDRETAEIYRGNRM, encoded by the coding sequence ATGAACGGACCGAACCGTCGACCCCTCGAGCGACGGCGGCTACTCGGCCTCCTCGGGGCCGGCCTCCTCGCGGGGGGCGCCGGCTGTCTGGGCGGGGACGAGGGCGGCGCCGACGAGGAGGACGACGAGCGGACGGTCGATCCGATCCTCGAACACCCAGGCGACGAACCCGTCGCGTTCACCGACGAGCAGAACTGCCCGATCTGCAATATGACGCCGGCGGACTACCCCAACTGGCACGGACAGGTCGCCCACGAGGACGGGACGGGAGCCGCCTTCGATACGCCGGGCTGTCTGTTCGCCTATCTCGTCATCACGACGTCCGACTCGCCCGTCGCCGGCGCCTGGACCGCCGACTTCGAGACGGGCGACCTCGTCGACGCGACCGAGGCGCACTTCGTGCTTATTACCGACGAAACTGCGGTCGACGATCCGATGAAGATCAACCCGCGGAGCTTTGCCAACCGGGACGACGCCGTCGCCTTCCTCGAGGAGTACGACGCCGAAGACCTGACCGAGGAGGACATCGTCGGGTTCGACGAGATCGACCGCGAGACGGCCGAGATCTATCGCGGAAATCGCATGTGA
- a CDS encoding LolA family protein, which produces MRQTRREFVALGVGAIPVATAGCLRLRGADATTAAELERQLGDLDRPETMTGTVEATFDRDGTTTVTVDEVTARASGETYVEGTTDDATFRNVDDGERAWFHDLERNRIAVLDSEMSGESHIEYIYGETTTYFDQLEAKVREETTLDGRDVYQVRFDPPPDKAVERSISVLAGNTEFVIPLETEERETTELQETVERIDVWFDRETLFPVKQVVETDAVDFDAIYTSLELNEPVSDDPFAFDPPDDALVEEHVFPYLDQYDALADAEADAGVTMTEPTCLPERFARATAAVADYPYADDLREVSVRYAGDESVGESIRVGACNGPRPFDVAGEAVTVNGASGTVAESDLGTTVEWPCGERTYVVFATASVERETALSVAESIDDDCE; this is translated from the coding sequence ATGCGACAGACACGCCGGGAGTTCGTCGCGCTCGGGGTCGGTGCGATACCGGTCGCGACGGCGGGCTGTCTCCGCCTTCGCGGCGCCGACGCGACGACGGCCGCGGAACTCGAACGCCAACTGGGCGACCTCGATCGGCCGGAGACGATGACCGGCACCGTCGAGGCGACGTTCGACCGCGACGGGACGACGACCGTCACCGTAGACGAGGTCACGGCCCGCGCCAGCGGCGAGACGTACGTCGAAGGGACCACCGACGACGCCACCTTTCGGAACGTCGACGACGGGGAGCGGGCCTGGTTTCACGACCTCGAGCGAAACCGCATCGCGGTGCTGGACTCCGAGATGAGCGGCGAGAGTCACATCGAGTACATCTACGGCGAGACGACGACGTACTTCGACCAACTCGAGGCGAAGGTGCGCGAGGAGACGACGCTCGACGGCAGAGACGTCTACCAGGTCCGGTTCGATCCGCCGCCGGACAAGGCCGTCGAGCGTTCGATCAGCGTCCTCGCCGGCAACACGGAGTTCGTGATCCCGCTCGAGACGGAAGAGCGCGAGACGACGGAGCTACAGGAGACCGTCGAGCGGATCGACGTCTGGTTCGACCGAGAGACGCTGTTCCCGGTCAAACAGGTGGTCGAAACGGACGCGGTCGATTTCGACGCGATCTACACGTCGCTCGAACTGAACGAGCCGGTCTCGGACGACCCGTTCGCGTTCGATCCGCCGGACGACGCCCTCGTCGAGGAACACGTCTTCCCCTACCTCGACCAGTACGACGCGCTCGCGGACGCGGAAGCCGACGCAGGCGTTACGATGACGGAACCGACTTGCCTGCCGGAGCGCTTCGCTCGCGCGACGGCCGCCGTCGCCGACTACCCGTACGCGGACGACCTGCGGGAGGTCTCGGTCAGGTACGCCGGCGACGAGAGCGTCGGCGAGTCAATCCGGGTCGGCGCCTGCAACGGCCCCCGACCGTTCGACGTCGCCGGCGAGGCGGTCACCGTCAACGGCGCGTCCGGGACCGTCGCCGAGAGCGATCTCGGGACGACCGTCGAGTGGCCCTGCGGCGAGCGGACGTACGTCGTCTTCGCGACCGCGTCGGTCGAGCGCGAGACGGCGCTGTCGGTCGCCGAGTCGATCGACGACGACTGCGAATAG
- a CDS encoding alpha/beta hydrolase, whose translation MSVSLDSQVEAFLHELSDRGLPPLYRLSLEEARETYRELTVSDESADAVGSVTDRTVPGPAGEIPIRIYAPSGDGPFPPLVFYHGGGWILGDLETHDGLCRALTNATDCVVVAVDYRLAPEHRFPAALEDCYAATRWVTNNRTAIDATTEGLATCGESAGGTLAAGVALLARDRDGPVIDYQTLLYPPTNYAFDTDSYEENAQGYFLTREDMKRFWRGYLRGELDGRHPYASPLRADLEGMPSSLVVTAGFDPVRDDGRAFADRLADAGVSARHLEYDEMIHGFLPMLDDPELDRAREAIDEVGAAVRGAVR comes from the coding sequence ATGTCAGTATCGCTCGATTCCCAGGTGGAAGCGTTCCTCCACGAACTGTCGGACCGGGGACTCCCGCCGCTCTATCGCCTCTCGCTCGAGGAAGCGCGGGAGACGTATCGCGAACTCACTGTCTCCGACGAATCGGCCGACGCCGTCGGCTCGGTGACCGACCGGACGGTGCCCGGCCCGGCCGGCGAGATTCCGATTCGGATCTACGCGCCGTCGGGCGACGGGCCGTTTCCGCCGCTGGTGTTCTACCACGGCGGGGGCTGGATCCTCGGCGACCTCGAGACCCACGACGGACTCTGTCGGGCGCTCACGAACGCGACGGACTGCGTCGTAGTCGCTGTCGACTACCGACTCGCACCTGAACACCGGTTTCCGGCGGCGCTCGAGGACTGTTACGCGGCGACGCGGTGGGTCACGAACAACCGGACGGCGATCGATGCGACGACGGAGGGACTCGCCACCTGCGGCGAGAGCGCAGGCGGCACGCTCGCTGCGGGCGTGGCGCTGCTCGCCCGCGACCGAGACGGCCCGGTGATCGACTACCAGACGCTTCTCTATCCGCCCACGAACTACGCGTTCGACACGGACTCCTACGAGGAGAACGCGCAAGGGTACTTCCTCACCCGCGAGGACATGAAGCGGTTCTGGCGGGGCTACCTCCGGGGCGAACTGGACGGGCGCCACCCCTACGCGTCACCGCTCCGGGCGGACCTCGAGGGGATGCCGTCGTCGCTGGTCGTGACCGCCGGCTTCGACCCGGTCCGAGACGACGGCCGCGCGTTCGCTGACCGGTTGGCGGACGCCGGCGTTTCCGCTCGGCACCTCGAGTACGACGAGATGATCCACGGATTCCTGCCGATGCTCGACGATCCGGAACTCGACCGCGCGCGGGAAGCGATCGACGAGGTCGGCGCGGCGGTCCGGGGCGCGGTCCGCTGA
- a CDS encoding DMT family transporter, which translates to MDERTVGIGYVLASAVGFGTVGIFGTLGGDVGLSIPTILAFRFAIASAVLWGLLAIQGRQNLLSGRFIGWAALLGIGGYGGMSGFYFWGLEHLTAGLVAIVLFTFPAIVVAVTLVTSPDRISGPLVAALCLSLGGVALVVGADSAGADPRGVVIVLGSAICYAGYMLGSERVLKSVDPQVLTAHVLPASGLLFLAIGAARGTFAVPAATETTAWIVLTALAMFSTAIPISLLYAGLPKIGASRASIISTAEPAVAVVLGAAVLGEPVTAMTVLGGLLVVVGVIVIQRRS; encoded by the coding sequence ATGGACGAGCGGACGGTCGGGATCGGTTACGTGCTCGCGTCAGCCGTCGGGTTCGGAACCGTCGGCATCTTCGGGACGCTCGGCGGCGACGTCGGTCTCTCGATTCCGACGATTCTCGCGTTTCGGTTCGCCATCGCGTCGGCGGTTCTCTGGGGCCTGCTTGCAATACAGGGGCGCCAGAACCTTCTCAGCGGACGATTTATCGGCTGGGCGGCCCTCCTCGGAATCGGCGGCTACGGCGGCATGAGCGGCTTCTACTTCTGGGGACTCGAGCATCTCACCGCGGGACTGGTTGCGATCGTCCTCTTTACGTTTCCCGCGATCGTCGTCGCCGTCACGCTCGTTACGTCGCCCGACCGGATCAGCGGGCCCCTCGTCGCGGCGCTCTGTCTCTCGCTCGGCGGCGTGGCGCTGGTCGTCGGCGCGGATTCCGCCGGCGCCGATCCGCGGGGCGTGGTCATCGTGCTCGGCTCAGCGATCTGCTACGCGGGCTACATGCTGGGCAGCGAGCGCGTCCTCAAGTCGGTAGATCCGCAGGTGCTGACGGCCCACGTATTGCCGGCGTCGGGGCTCCTGTTTCTCGCGATCGGCGCGGCGCGGGGGACGTTCGCGGTGCCGGCGGCGACCGAGACGACCGCGTGGATCGTGCTGACCGCGCTCGCGATGTTCTCGACGGCGATTCCGATCAGCCTCCTCTACGCCGGCCTGCCGAAAATCGGGGCGAGCAGGGCGAGCATCATCAGCACGGCCGAACCGGCGGTCGCCGTCGTCCTCGGCGCGGCGGTGCTCGGCGAACCGGTGACGGCGATGACGGTGCTTGGCGGTCTGCTGGTCGTCGTCGGCGTCATCGTGATCCAGCGGCGAAGTTAA
- the lrpA1 gene encoding HTH-type transcriptional regulator LrpA1 codes for MSTQATEDRILEVLEEDAQASYAEIAERADVSKPTVRKYINQLEEDGVIVGYSADIDPKKLSSKTIAMVGFDVSSERYVEATKALKDLDEVEALYSSSGDHMLMAEVRAADGDALGEIISDQLLEIDGVTAAHPSFLQERLK; via the coding sequence ATGAGTACACAGGCTACGGAAGATCGCATCCTCGAGGTGTTAGAGGAGGATGCACAGGCATCCTACGCCGAGATCGCCGAGCGGGCGGATGTCTCGAAACCGACCGTTCGAAAGTACATCAACCAGCTTGAGGAGGACGGCGTCATCGTCGGCTACTCGGCCGACATCGACCCGAAAAAGCTCTCGAGCAAGACGATCGCGATGGTGGGGTTCGACGTCTCGAGCGAACGCTACGTCGAGGCGACGAAGGCGCTGAAGGACTTAGACGAGGTCGAGGCGCTGTACAGCTCCAGCGGCGATCACATGCTGATGGCCGAGGTCCGGGCCGCAGATGGCGACGCGCTGGGCGAGATCATCTCCGACCAGCTACTCGAGATCGACGGCGTCACCGCGGCACATCCCTCTTTCCTCCAGGAACGACTGAAGTAG